The Fulvia fulva chromosome 1, complete sequence region TCGGCAGCGAGACTCAGCGCACCGCACATCTGGGCGTGATGGAAGTAGTATACAGCTGGCTCTGTTAATAAGCCGGCACTTCAATCTACAGCTTTGGCATGTACGCTTCTGCGCCTCTGCGACATGGCAGTCTGAAGGTCGTCGACCTGGCCCGGATGGCTTCCGTGCCATAGGGTGATCAAGGATGACATCGTGGTGTCGACACTGCTTGCGCCAGGCCAGATCGTTGAAGCTACCGTGTTCACTTCGCGAGCGACACGCCGTGAGGAGACAATAGCCCCACATGGCAGGGAACAGACGCTTGATGGTGAAAGTGACAGCCAGAACATGAGGAAGACACTCCATGCGCCGAGTGCCGAGATGTTTCGAGGAGGAAGTCATGCAGCAGGTCTTGCCGAGTATGGCAGATCCTTAACATCATTTTATCATCACTGACATTGCAGCAATTTCTGTCATGACACAGCCGTGGTGAAGCAGAGAGTTCAATGGCCCGCTCGGCTTCCCAATGTCATATCGGCGATGAACTGCCCGGAAACATCTCGAGCCTCGCGCGTTTGTGAGTTGACGAAGTAGAGATCGACACACGGAGTCATCGCCGCTCCTATACCTGGCACGTGCCTGATGCCCTATCGTTGAGCCGCCTGAGCTACCTGTACTCCATTTGCATGCTGCAAGAACAGGAGCGGACAGTTGCCTTGCTCAATGCTTTCAGAATGCATGTGTTCCTTGAGCGCAGGGAGCTTTCTACACAAGCAATGCATGAGGTCAGCCAAGCATGCATGGTCGGAGAATATACTATGCCGATCAGGAGACTACGACAGCTAGTGTGCGGCTCAAAGACCACCTCGGCGCTGACAAGCGCGCTCATCATTCAACATCATGCCAGTTCTGGCGGTCACAGCTGTGCTCTCCTACATGGCACGGACTCCCCTCCAGTTCGGCATCTTCTTGTTACCCACACAGCTTCATGGCCATCTCAGCGGCGTTCTTTTTGCGCCAGAACATCACAGTCTGTTGCTTTCCGATGGTCAAGCGGCACGACGAGTCGTGCTGGCCCACCAAATGATCCCCAGCATGCCACGTCGTTCGCCAGACGTTTGTAGCGTGCTCCAGATGAGAGATCGACATGTTTATGGGGCACCGCTTGTCGGGCTGCTTTACGAGGACACCTCGGACAGAAGTCTGCACGCAACTTCCTGCATAGGAGGACTGGTCAGTACATGAGGGCTACCCACTCTCGACCGTTGCGACGCTCCCTCTACAGCAGCGCAACTACCCATTCTTTTCAACAACGATCAATCACTTTCTACACCACCTTTAATCTATAATCAAGCCGTCAATATGCGTGCCTCAACCATCTTCGCTGTCATCACCTCCGCCCTTGTGGCCTCTTCAGCTGCTCTCCCTATTGCAGCTGACAGCGCTCCATCGAAGATCAACCAGGAGAGTGGTTTCATCTCCGCCATCGGCTCTACCTTGGGCTCCATCACTGGAAATGGCGTACGTGTTTGGGAAACCAAAGATGTAGGAGGAAGAAGCTGACAATGCCACAGAGTGGAAACAAGGGCAACTCTGCAGGTATGACTAGATCGGTCTCTTGGTGAATCACGAATGTGATTGACCTGTCTCTACAGGCTCTGGTAACTCGGCAGATGGATCGGGCAACGGGTCAGCAAACCCAGGTATTCATAAAACGATCTCTGTACCCTCGTCATGAACTGACCACGTGCTAGGCAGCGGGAACAGCTTTGGGAACGGTTAGTCGGCTCCTGCCGTCTGATTTTGGTGAGGACTCGAAGCTCACACACTTGAACTCGTAGGCAACAGCCCAGTGACGGGCTCCAACAACGGAAACAACAGTGGAGTATGGTCTTGAACTGCAGCCTTATTTGAATTCCGCTGACATCCTTCGCAGAACGGCAACGGCTCCGGAAACACCGTAAAGTCGTCTTAGAGCACCATCGCGGCATACATCTAATACGCTCGCCCAGGTCAATGTAAGCCCATTCATCGACCCTACGATTGTGAGCACTACACGACAGTACCCCTTGATTTTGATACTGACCGCTACCGCAGAATATCCTATAAGCCGGCTGCTGAAGACGTGCAATTCTAGGCCTTGTCATGAACACTGGGTCACCATAGGAGACGCACCGCACATATGATAGCTATGATGATGAGTGCTTTCCTGCAAGCATCATCGATCAGCGCATGAGGAGCAGGACGACTTTTGAATGGTTTGAAAAGTGAGCGAGGGCATATGCCATATCTGGACTGTTTTCCTTTGTTTGTACTGCTTGAAAGTTATCTGAGATACCAATGACATGATATCAAGTCATCCATGCCAGCTCCGATCAAGACATGGGTGCCGTCAACGATGAAGACGAGGCAGAGATCAACATCTCTACTGGTAGCCGAGTGCAGGCAGAGCAACCAGCAATCGCTAGTTTCGGTCCCTCCGCCTACCTCACGAACCCGTTAGCCGCACTGAAGAGTGTTAGATGTGCTCGTGCACTCGCCGAGTAGATGAATTCCATGTCAGAAGCAGCCGCCCAGCCATTACTATACGATCGATCCGAGACGGTGTCCGCATGTCAGTAGCCACATATTACCAGGCTGCTCTTGCCCTTAGCGGCCACGCCATCACTGCTGATATCATTATTGGAACCCATGCAGTCGATCTGGGTAGGCAGATTTGACCTCTCGGTCCGGCAATGCTTCGAAAGCTCAACAAAGTATTCCCAGTCATAGTTGCCGTCGAGTCCTGCTGCATCAGACTGTGATACGACACCGGACAGACTGGCTCACACTCTGTCTCAACCCGTCAGCTGCCAGGATGTCGCAGTCGAAGCTGTTGGGCTGCCGGGTGCTTGAGCCGATAGCGAAGCGCCATTGGTACGCCCACGAAGTTGACCCTTCGAGGTGAGCACAGTGGATCTATATACTTCGAACAGCCCTTGTCGCTGTCACATGCGGCCACAGGCGAATGAGAACTAGGAACCGAAGATATTACCTCGCGGTAGGCAAGATGTATATAGACGGGAATGCACTTCCACACTATCGAAGACTCACGTACATAAGTTGTTATAACGGTGTGTCTCTGTCACATACGACGTGGTCCGGGTCCGAGGACCTTTGAGCTATTTGTTAGGTTCTAGTATCTGCCTAAACTGTTCTACAACATGTGATTCCAAACCTAAGTTTATCCGTTGTTGGCTGGAATTGTGACCGCTACATTCCTAGTACCCCGACAGGCATTAGTAGCTTGGAGGACATTCAGGCCAAGACAAAGCGCTATTAAGGTCGTATACAGTACAGGCCACTAGAGTCTAGACTTTTGTCTACTGTTGGATAATATTCTTTTTCGGCATTTCTGTCTGATGTAAGAAATACAGAGTAAGAGTAGTATATTATGTACACGACCAGTTCGCTATTACTTTTTATCTTCTCCCCACTGATAATACATCGCTGGCGAAACTTGTAAGCCATCATGACGAAATTACTTCTGACTTGCCTCTTCTCCTTCGCTGTCGGCTTTGCTAATGCAGCAGCCATGGCGGCGGACCCGCAAGACGGACTCTCGGGAATTAGTGTAAGGGTACCATTTCCAGCTCTACTCATTACAACTAACGTGTCTTTAGTGTCCGGAGAATCGTTGGCATGTGTGCTATGCTGCTGGTGCTTGCGAAAAGCATCAACGCCCACACGCATGTGCTACTGGATTCGCTAGACATCCACACTGTCCTAGAGAGATGACTGGCTGCGTAGGTGTACATGCCAAAAATTTGGAAACACACATTGCTAAGAATGTCTACAGGACGCAGACTGTTGTAATCTCTGCGAGTCCACTAATGTGGGTTACGGAAATGCTTGTTAGGACTCGTGTTGTTGATCCACGGCTGGACGAGTTATAGCCAAGTGGCCACGGCGAGGCCACAGAATGGTATTGGATTTGGCGTGGTGAAGACAGGGATGTTTTGGCCCCCAACCTGCTTTTACATCGCATTTTGGGCACTTTGGATGCCTTACTACCCCTGTGCATGCCTGATTTGCTCCACTTATAGGCTCTCTTTTGGAACTCTCGGACAGGGCCACAATAGATGAGTTATAGCCGCTCTGGCCAACGATGGCCACATGGTATTGGATCAGTGCCTGGCTGTGGACCAACAACACTAGTTAGGACGTAGCGGAGACATCGCCTCCTACTAGTCCTCCATTACCACGCGACGACGAGGCGGTGAAACAAGATTGGAGTTGAGTTCAGGCGCCTCGGGTCGCTTCTACATACGTTCGTTAGTCAAGTAAGATATACTGGAGTACCATTATCACTACAAACATATTTTGTGTGCATAGGAGTATACGTCGCAGGGGTCTTCTTAGTCATAGCTCACAGTAGGTGGACAGTGATCCCGGGACCGATTTCCTAGTCACGTGCTCTAAGTGCTCCTAGAGCACAAGCATTAAGCATCGCAGAGTAGGCGGGAATTCAGAGGCCATCCGCACCGCAAGACTAGTACTACGGTGTGTGACTACATGGGAATACCTTATGTTGTATGAAGTGTGGTCCGTAGCATTGCCTGTTTTCAAGCATCTTCCCTCACCTCACTTGGCCGTGATCATACAGCTGTCGAGGCAACGGCAGGAGTGCGGATCAGCGTGGAGGTCATCCGACACACAACTTTGCCTTACAGTCGCTTGTCCCGCAACGTGCTCCCTCGGCGGCGTTGTGATTGGTGCAATCGAAAGAAGCCTGACACTCGAGGTCGAAGCCATGATGATGTGTGGATGCTCAGCGCGAGAATTGCTGGTAGAAGTGTCGCGTGTTCGTCGGATGACATGCCACGCGATCAAACATATGTAGTCGTCCTCGTCCGCATATTTGACGGTGTCGATGTTCAGACGACCCCTCTCTGATAAGGTGTCGAAAGAGCAGGCAAGCAGGAACTCGCCTCGCATCGCCCCGCATCGTCCCGCATCGCCTCGCATCGCCTCGCATCGTCGACCGGGATTCGACGGGAACGGGCGCAACCGCGGTGCTCAGCGAACTATCGACGACGACATCAGCAGTTCTCGAAGCAGAATACGCTTTAGGCTGGAGACTGTTCTCTCTGGGAGCGAGGTGTTTGGAGTAGAAGGCTTGGATCTTGTACCAGGCTAGGGGAGCATTGGGGGCCAAGAGGATGACCATTGGTCTATAAGCCTTGCACCGCAACAGCACTCTCGATGCGAGGCACGACTGCTGGCCTGTGTGCCACGGCAGTCTTCCTGGGAGCGCTGGCCGCACCGCCCAGTCAGATACTCTTGGGTGAGCATGATCAAGTGCCAGGCATAGTTGTGCCGCTGGAACAGGTCGAGAAGAAGCGACCTTTACATGGCCGCTTTCTCCAAATCACAGGTAAGTGGCTGTACATGTTAGTATACAACGTCTCGCGCTCACTCCCTTCGAGACTTCCACCCCGACCGCTTCTATCAGATCTACTCATCCACCGACGAAGACTCAGCATGCCACCGAGGAAAGGGACCGGCAGGCATCTATGGCGCAGAGACGAGCGAGTGCGACAGTCCGATCGCCTTGGTCAACAAGACGATGGAGTGGGTCGCGAAGGAGTTCAAGGACAACATAGACTTCGTCATCTGGACCGGCGATTCCGCTCGTCACGACAACGACAATGAGATACCTCGGACGAAAGAGCAGGTTCTGGGACTCAATCGTTTCATGGTGGAGAAGATGGCAGAAGTGTTCGGCAAGCACAATGGTGACGAGGACGACGAAGACCCAAACAACGACTTCATGATCCCCGTCATTCCAAACCTCGGCAACAACGATATCCTACCCCACAACATCCTGGCCAAGGGCCCGAATCAATGGACTCGAACATATTCCAGCCTGTGGAGGCAGTTTATCCCAGAGGTACAAAAGCACTCTTTCGAACAAGGGGGCTGGTTCTATGTCGAGGTGATTCCTCACAAGCTGGCCGTGTTCAGCTTGAATACGCTCTACTTCTTCGGAAGCAACTCCGCCGCGGATGGCTGCGCTGCTCGCTCGGAGCCAGGGTACCAGCAAATGGAATGGCTTCGTATCCAGCTGCAATTCATGCGCGACCGAGGCATGAAGGCTATGTTGATCGGGCACGTTCCTCCTGTGCGGCAAGACGCAAAGACTGCGTGGGATGAGACATGCTGGCAGAAGTACACACTCTGGCTGCGTCAATACCGGGACGTGGTTGTGAGCAGTCACTACGGACACTTCAACTATGACCACTTCATGTTCCAGAACTTCAAGGACTTGGACAAGGACACGAAGAAAGGTCGAATGCAATACTTCCACACTGAAGACGTCCAAGACGATAACATGTCGGCACAAGTGAAGACTGACTATTTCATCCAGCTCCGTGATGAGTGGTCGGAGCTGCCTGAGCCTCCAAAGGCCAGGTCGAGATCCTGGCTCGACATTGCGCTTGGTAGGAAGAAGGACAAGAAGGATTTCAAGAGGAAGCAGAAGAAATATCTCAAGAAGATCGGAGGAGAGTTTGCTGAGCGCTTTGCTGCAACATTCGTCTCTGCGAGTGTCGTGCCGAACTTGTTCCCGACCATGCGCGTGTACGAATACAACACTACCGGACTGGGAGCCCACGCTGCCGAGTCGTCGGATGTGCCATCACCTGCACCGTTCACTTACGATTCTGGCGACATAGAGATCGAGAAGAAAAAGAAGACGAAGAAGCACAAAT contains the following coding sequences:
- a CDS encoding Ecp43-1, which produces MTKLLLTCLFSFAVGFANAAAMAADPQDGLSGISCPENRWHVCYAAGACEKHQRPHACATGFARHPHCPREMTGCDADCCNLCESTNVGYGNAC
- a CDS encoding Endopolyphosphatase; translated protein: MRGTTAGLCATAVFLGALAAPPSQILLGEHDQVPGIVVPLEQVEKKRPLHGRFLQITDFHPDRFYQIYSSTDEDSACHRGKGPAGIYGAETSECDSPIALVNKTMEWVAKEFKDNIDFVIWTGDSARHDNDNEIPRTKEQVLGLNRFMVEKMAEVFGKHNGDEDDEDPNNDFMIPVIPNLGNNDILPHNILAKGPNQWTRTYSSLWRQFIPEVQKHSFEQGGWFYVEVIPHKLAVFSLNTLYFFGSNSAADGCAARSEPGYQQMEWLRIQLQFMRDRGMKAMLIGHVPPVRQDAKTAWDETCWQKYTLWLRQYRDVVVSSHYGHFNYDHFMFQNFKDLDKDTKKGRMQYFHTEDVQDDNMSAQVKTDYFIQLRDEWSELPEPPKARSRSWLDIALGRKKDKKDFKRKQKKYLKKIGGEFAERFAATFVSASVVPNLFPTMRVYEYNTTGLGAHAAESSDVPSPAPFTYDSGDIEIEKKKKTKKHKFTLPEAPSKSTPPGPAYSPQSFSLLKYTQYFANLTHINNDFLGTTDEQDLEATKWHEGKHKGKKPDDKGHKPKPKKFRFEKLYDTQNDEIYKLDDLTMPSLIDLARRIGDFVPEEEADKKKHKHKHKHKKGKKRKGIHGHRKENEAWFTFVRRAYVGTMDPEDLDEEFGR